One window from the genome of Paraneptunicella aestuarii encodes:
- the paaZ gene encoding phenylacetic acid degradation bifunctional protein PaaZ, giving the protein MKAQSYVYGAWVEGISEGAEVRNAVTGTTVCHVSSDGINFREVVEYARNVGGKALRKLTIHERANLLKQLGLLLLSKKEEFYKISAWTGATRSDSWVDIEGGIGTMLSYSSMARRELANETFIVEGAAERISANGTFIGRHILTSKKGVSLHINAFNFPIWGMLEKIAPSLIAGVPVIVKPATVSSYLTEAMVKEIIDSGILPEGSIQLICGGIGDMFEHLNEQDSITFTGSADTGKMLKQHPNILTNNIPFNLEADSLNSSVLGKTVSEEDPEFDLFIKEVTREMTVKAGQKCTAIRRALVPADKIDAVAAALKARLSKIAMGDPNAEGVRMGSLVGLSQREDVKRKVSELATQCEVILGGNNASFDVTGANANEGAFYPPTLLLCKDPLNSDAPHNIEAFGPVCTLMPYDDLEQAVEIIAKGKGSLVASLVSYDDNEAAQLILGAAAYHGRMLVLNRDCAKESTGHGSPLAPLVHGGPGRAGGGEELGGVRAIKHYMQRTAIQGSPTTLMAITKEYSAGAKTISTDVHPFKKYFEDLQIGESLTTHRRTVTEADIVNFGCVSGDHFYAHFDEMAAADSLFGKRVAHGYFVISAAAGMFVEPSPGPVLANYGLENLRFVEPVGIGDTIQVKITVKQKIKKDKRPDETKATGVVVWDVEVYNQEGTVVAIYDIMTLVQRRED; this is encoded by the coding sequence ATGAAAGCACAGAGCTATGTTTACGGCGCTTGGGTAGAAGGAATCTCTGAAGGTGCAGAGGTTAGAAATGCCGTTACTGGCACTACGGTGTGCCATGTTAGTAGTGATGGGATCAACTTCAGGGAAGTGGTTGAATATGCGAGAAATGTTGGTGGCAAAGCATTAAGAAAGCTGACCATTCATGAACGCGCAAACCTGTTAAAGCAACTGGGTTTACTGCTTCTTTCCAAGAAAGAAGAATTCTACAAGATCTCAGCCTGGACAGGGGCTACACGCAGTGATAGCTGGGTAGATATTGAAGGCGGAATAGGCACCATGTTGAGCTATTCCAGCATGGCAAGAAGAGAGTTGGCGAACGAAACGTTTATTGTTGAAGGTGCTGCTGAGCGAATTTCTGCCAACGGAACTTTTATTGGTCGTCATATACTTACGTCCAAAAAAGGCGTGTCTCTTCACATCAATGCATTCAACTTTCCAATCTGGGGAATGCTAGAAAAAATTGCCCCAAGTTTAATTGCAGGTGTACCTGTCATTGTAAAACCAGCGACTGTCTCTTCTTACCTGACAGAAGCGATGGTAAAAGAAATTATCGACTCCGGAATTTTGCCGGAAGGCTCGATACAGCTTATCTGTGGCGGTATTGGTGATATGTTCGAACATCTGAATGAACAAGATTCCATCACGTTTACCGGTTCAGCAGACACGGGCAAGATGCTTAAACAACATCCCAACATTTTGACCAATAACATTCCATTTAATTTGGAAGCTGATTCACTTAACTCAAGCGTACTAGGAAAAACCGTATCAGAAGAAGATCCGGAATTTGACCTGTTTATAAAAGAAGTTACCAGAGAAATGACAGTCAAGGCTGGTCAGAAATGTACTGCCATTCGTCGCGCTTTAGTGCCAGCAGATAAAATTGATGCCGTTGCCGCAGCCTTAAAGGCTCGCCTAAGCAAAATCGCTATGGGTGATCCCAACGCAGAAGGCGTGCGCATGGGCTCATTGGTAGGCTTGTCGCAGCGTGAAGATGTAAAGCGTAAAGTCAGCGAATTGGCAACACAATGTGAAGTCATTCTGGGTGGGAACAACGCCAGCTTTGATGTAACAGGCGCTAATGCCAACGAAGGGGCTTTCTACCCGCCAACACTGTTGCTATGTAAAGATCCGTTAAATAGCGACGCACCACACAATATCGAAGCCTTCGGCCCGGTATGTACGCTAATGCCTTATGATGATTTAGAACAGGCTGTTGAAATTATCGCTAAAGGTAAAGGAAGTCTGGTGGCGTCATTGGTCAGCTACGATGACAACGAAGCTGCGCAATTGATACTTGGCGCAGCGGCCTATCATGGTCGTATGCTGGTCTTGAATAGAGACTGTGCCAAAGAATCAACCGGACACGGTTCACCATTGGCTCCACTGGTTCATGGTGGCCCTGGCCGCGCAGGTGGTGGTGAAGAACTAGGTGGTGTGCGCGCCATTAAACACTACATGCAACGCACAGCTATTCAGGGGTCACCCACAACCTTGATGGCCATAACCAAAGAATATTCGGCAGGTGCTAAAACCATCAGCACCGACGTCCATCCATTCAAAAAGTATTTTGAAGACTTACAGATTGGCGAAAGCTTAACGACGCACAGACGCACCGTTACCGAAGCAGACATAGTTAACTTTGGTTGTGTTTCAGGTGATCATTTCTACGCGCATTTCGACGAAATGGCTGCGGCAGATTCGCTATTTGGTAAACGTGTTGCCCATGGTTACTTTGTTATCTCAGCTGCTGCCGGCATGTTTGTAGAACCTTCTCCAGGCCCGGTTTTAGCTAACTATGGTTTGGAAAATCTGCGTTTTGTAGAGCCTGTTGGTATAGGTGATACCATTCAGGTAAAAATCACAGTGAAACAGAAAATCAAAAAGGACAAACGTCCAGACGAAACCAAAGCTACTGGTGTTGTTGTTTGGGATGTAGAGGTATACAACCAGGAAGGTACTGTTGTGGCTATTTACGACATTATGACGCTGGTACAAAGACGCGAAGACTAA